A part of Solibacillus sp. FSL H8-0538 genomic DNA contains:
- a CDS encoding cAMP-binding protein produces the protein MKENSKTNQEEKTIQQVKGAFGFSQNDSKALLTHAAEVQTTDIIPLDELNKNAKVDSSTTKLNTFHDENTSAILDRDGPR, from the coding sequence GTGAAGGAGAATTCGAAAACCAATCAAGAAGAAAAGACAATCCAGCAAGTAAAGGGAGCATTTGGATTTTCGCAAAATGATAGCAAAGCATTACTTACACATGCAGCGGAAGTACAAACAACGGATATCATTCCTTTAGATGAGCTAAATAAAAATGCCAAGGTAGACAGTTCAACGACAAAATTAAATACTTTTCATGACGAGAACACATCAGCTATTTTGGATCGAGACGGACCTAGATAA
- a CDS encoding HutD/Ves family protein, protein MPYSIQLIRKNEQTTNEWSGGLTTQLAIYPEDADYTERNFKWRISSAIVEFEESVFTPLPDINRLIMVIDGEMTLKHEGHHHVHLKPYEQDRFNGGWTTRSFGKVRDFNLMLAEGCSGDLEAITVEKGGYHETVNPKNPDGHQIAEAFYCINGPVHITIGDQAAIDLEEGDFILLNREHLETSSSITLFNRAEAEANVIRASVIF, encoded by the coding sequence ATGCCGTATTCAATACAACTGATTAGAAAAAATGAACAAACGACCAATGAGTGGTCAGGTGGGCTCACTACGCAGCTAGCCATTTATCCTGAGGATGCAGATTATACAGAGCGGAACTTTAAGTGGAGAATTAGTTCAGCTATCGTTGAATTTGAAGAGTCTGTGTTCACCCCTCTCCCGGATATAAACAGATTAATTATGGTCATTGATGGGGAAATGACGCTAAAGCATGAAGGGCATCATCACGTACATTTAAAGCCTTATGAACAAGATCGCTTCAATGGAGGATGGACTACTCGAAGCTTTGGCAAAGTAAGAGATTTCAATCTTATGCTGGCGGAGGGCTGTAGCGGAGACCTTGAAGCCATAACGGTAGAAAAAGGCGGTTATCACGAAACAGTCAATCCAAAAAATCCGGATGGACATCAAATAGCTGAAGCTTTTTATTGCATCAACGGCCCGGTTCATATAACGATCGGCGACCAGGCAGCTATCGATCTAGAAGAGGGTGACTTCATCCTATTAAACAGAGAACATTTGGAAACAAGCAGCTCTATAACACTATTCAATAGAGCCGAAGCGGAAGCCAATGTCATAAGAGCAAGCGTGATTTTCTGA
- the tnpB gene encoding IS66 family insertion sequence element accessory protein TnpB (TnpB, as the term is used for proteins encoded by IS66 family insertion elements, is considered an accessory protein, since TnpC, encoded by a neighboring gene, is a DDE family transposase.) — MKHDFTSVQNIYIICGKTDMRKGIDGLATLIQDSFKLDPYSDSIFLFSGTSKDRYKCLYFDGDGFAMLYKRLDNGKLQWPKDEKEVRNLSQKELRWLLEGLSLQQPKAIAKSAKGVF, encoded by the coding sequence ATGAAGCATGATTTTACGAGCGTGCAGAACATCTACATTATTTGCGGTAAGACCGATATGCGTAAAGGTATTGACGGTCTCGCAACACTCATTCAGGATTCTTTTAAACTTGATCCATATAGTGATTCCATCTTCTTATTTTCTGGAACGAGTAAAGACCGTTATAAATGTTTGTATTTTGATGGAGATGGCTTCGCCATGCTTTATAAACGATTAGATAATGGCAAACTGCAATGGCCAAAAGATGAAAAGGAAGTACGTAACCTTTCACAAAAGGAACTTCGCTGGCTGTTAGAAGGTTTATCGCTTCAGCAGCCAAAAGCGATTGCGAAATCTGCAAAAGGTGTCTTTTAA